A segment of the Verrucomicrobiia bacterium genome:
GCCGAAGCCATTCGCCTCGGCGGCACGATCACCGGCGAACACGGCATTGGTCTTGCGAAAAAATCTTTTCTTCCCGGTTTCCTGGGCGATGCGCAGATGCGGGTCCTTCGCGAACTTCGCCGCGCGCTCGATCCCAACGGCATTCTCAACCCCGGCAAAATGTTCGATTAATCGCCGTTCTATTTCATGCCCACCACTTCGCCATCGCCCCGGCCACCCGGCGCGCACTCGCATTTGAAAGACCTCGATTACTCGGTCGTTCAACAATGTATGCACTGCGGCTTGTGCCTGCCCACCTGCCCCACCTACGATGCCACCAAGATCGAGCGCAATAGCCCGCGCGGACGCATCGCGCTCATGCGCGCCATCGCCGATGACCGCCTTGAACCCACCGCCGCCTTCGCCGACGAAATGTATTTCTGTCTCGGCTGCCTCGCGTGCATGACCGCCTGCCCTGCCGGGGTGAATTACGCCGAGCTTTTCGAGCACGCCCGCGCCGAGGCCGAGCAAAGCGGCGTGCTGAACGCGCCCCGGCGCACCGCGATTCGCAAGTTCACTTTGGAATGGCTTTTCATGGACCAGCGCCGCTTGCAATGGGTCGGCGCGGCAATGCGCCTGTATCAACAACTCGGTTTGCAAACGCTTGTTCGCAAAAGCGGCGTGCTGCATCTATTTCCCAAACGCCTGCGCGAACTCGAAGTGATGACGCCCGCGATCCAGTCGAAATTTTCCGACGAATTGATCAGTCCCGTCACGCCGCCCGTTGGCCCCAAAAAATATCGCGTCGCGATGCTTACCGGCTGCGCGCAGGATCTGATTTTTAGCGACGTGAACCGCGACACCGTCGAAGTCCTCGCTCGCAACGGCTGTGAAGTCGTCACGCCGCCCGAACAACTTTGCTGCGGCTCGCTGCACGCGCACAATGGCGAATGGGAACTCGCCCAACAACTCGCGCGCAAACAGATTAATCAATTTCCGCCGGAAAAATTCGACGCCATCATCACCAATGCCGCCGGTTGCGGATCGCACCTCAAGCATTACGCCAAATTGCTCGCGGGCGATCCCGCCTATGAAAAGCGCGCGCATTTGTGGGATGACAAATTGAAGGACATCCACGAATGGCTCGCGCATATCGGCATCGCGCCGGTCGCGAACAATGCCGCGCCGCCGCAAGTCGTCACGTACCACGAGGCCTGCCATCTTTGCCACGGCCAAAAAATCACCGCGCAACCGCGCCAGGTTTTGCGCGCGATTCCCAATCTCAAACTCGTTGAGTTGCCAGAAAGCACCTGGTGTTGCGGCAGCGCGGGCATTTACAATTTGATCCAGCCGGAGATGGCGAATGACCTGCTCGACCGCAAGATGAAACACATCCGTTCGACGCGCGTGAAGATTGTCGCCACCGCCAATCCCGGCTGCCTCCTGCAAATCATCAATGGCGCCAAACGCGAAAATCTTCCGCTGCGCGTCGCTCATCCAATCACGCTGCTCGCCGAGGCCTATCGCCAGTCGCCATCGTAACATCAATTATATTTCTGCCGCATGAGTTCATCCAACTACCGTGTGCGCCGCGCCACTGTGGATGACCTTCCCCATTTACTCGCGCTCTGGTCGGCGATGAATTTTCCCACCGCCGATCTCGAACGCCATCTCACCGAATTCCAGTTGGTCGAGTCGGACGACGGCGGCATCGCCGGCGCGCTCGGCATCGAAATTGTCAACCGCTACGGACGCCTTCACAGCGAAGCCTTCCACGATTTTTCCCACGCTAATATTTTTCGCGACCTGCTTTGGGAACGCATGCAATCCGTGGCCGCCAATCATGGGCTCGTGCGCCTGTGGACCAGCGAGACCGCGCCCTTCTGGAAAACCAATGGCTTCCAGCCCGCGCCGTCTGAAGTGCTCAAGAAACTGCCGCAGCATTGGGCCTTGCAAACCTCCGATTGGCTCACGCTCCCCTTGCGCGATGAGGACGCGTTGCAAGCCTCGCTCGCCACCGATTTTTCCGCGCTCAACCAGGAGGAACGCCAGCGCACCGAACAGCTCTTGCAGCGCGCGCGAACCGCAAAATGGGTGGGCATCGCCATCGCCGTCCTCGTCGCGATCGCGGGAATTTTTATCTCCGTTTATCTGATCATGCGCAACTCGAACGCCCTGCGGCGCTGGTGACGCAAAGTGGTTTCGGCTTACTCGCCCTCTCGCGTGACCGTCAGCAGAATGCGCTGCTCGCGTTGCTCCAGCAATTCGCCCAGGCTGTTGAACGTGAGCACGTAGAGCAACATTGCGATACCCAGCAAACCCGCTGAGACGATTCCATCCACCAGCGGCCCCGGCCACCAGCCCATTTTTGAAGACAAAAATCCGAGCAGCGGCGCCAGGAAAATCGGCAGCATCACCAGCGGATACAACATCTGGGTCAGCATCATCAACAGCACCACCTTGATCGGCGGCTTGGTTGGTTTCAGCGAACCGGCGGTGATGCGGTACGGCACGCAAATTGAAATCCAGTTGCCCGCTATGCACATTAAAATGAAAACCGCGCCCAATTTCAGCACGCTCGCCGCCACCGCCATCCCCCCCAAATGAACCATTACCGTAAACACCACCAGCATGCCGCCGCCCAGGCCGAAGACAATCGGCATCATTGAAATATTTTTCGCGAGCAAAACATTTTTTCGCGCCGCCGGTGACAAAACCAGCGAACGAAATCCGTCCCGGTCATAACCAAAGACATTGAACATGAGCGGCAGCATACCGAAAAACGTAAATCCCACCGCGCCGGTCGCATAAAACAGTCGCGCGGTTTCACTCGCCGTCTGTGAAAATCTGAACAGCATCATCGGCACAAAAACCAGCAGCAAAACAAAATTGCTGAAAAGCGTGATTCGCACTTCCGGCGCGCGCGTGAGCGATCGGAAAAATGCCAGCGCCATCCCGGCCGATTCTTCGGCAACGAACGGCAAATCGCGCTCCAGGAAATTGCCGCGCGTGATACCCGTCTTTTTCTCCAGCGGCTTCGCTTGCACGGTACCGCTCGTGTCCTGACCGCGATAAAAGCGAACCGTCGAACGATACGCCCGCGCCAGCCCCGCGATGCCCAAAAGAAAGCCCGCCGCCGTTCCCAGCATCGCGGGCAGGACATCTCCCGTAGCCAGGCCCATCGCGCCGCGTGGCAGCCAGAACACCGGCACATAATCCTGAGCGGCGGTCAATCCCTCCGGCACCGCCTGTTCCCATTTCGCCGCTCCATTTGCCTGCGCGGGAGCATCGTGTATTTTCTGCTCCATTTGCTTCATGTGTTTTGGCAGAAAGAAATGGATGTAGAGATTCGGCAGTTGACCGGCGAGCACGATGGCAAGCGTGAGCATGCCCATCACCGTGCGGCGTCGGCGCGGGTTGACCATCAGGCTTATCAACCAGCCGCGCAGGCAATACGTCCAGGCCGATACCAGAAAAATGAAACTGAACATCAGCGGAAAAAGCAGGAGCATTATCATTCCCTTGGCCCACACCAACCCCGCGCACAGCCCTATCAGCATCGGCAGGAAAAAAATGATGCCCAGCGTGAAATGCGACGCCACGAAATTCATCACAAAAATTCCCGCCAAGGAAACCGGCAAATGCAGCATGCGCGCCAGGTCAATGCTCTCCGAGCGTTGCAACTCGACCAGCACTCCCAGCATCCAGAAAAAGAGAAACACGCAAACGATACTGTCCCACGCCAGCATCGTAGCCGTCGGCGACAATTCGGGCAGACCAGTCATTCCCCCAATGAATCCACCGATCCCTGCGCCGATGATCAGGCACACCATGAAGACCACCCCGATGATGGCGAGCACGGCGTTGAATTTTCCGGCGCGGGCGAATTGATTTCGCGTCAACCGCCAGCGCAGCCAGAGGATCGTGCTGAGTTGGTTCCAGTTCATGAAATCATAGCCAGCTTAATTTTTGGCTCTCGTGCTGATCGCCGCCCACCGCCTTGATGAACATTTCCTCCAGCGACCCTCCCTCGCGCGCGCGTTCCATCGTTCCCTGATAAACCAGTTTGCCCTTCGCGATGATGCCCACGTCCGTGCAAA
Coding sequences within it:
- a CDS encoding (Fe-S)-binding protein, with translation MPTTSPSPRPPGAHSHLKDLDYSVVQQCMHCGLCLPTCPTYDATKIERNSPRGRIALMRAIADDRLEPTAAFADEMYFCLGCLACMTACPAGVNYAELFEHARAEAEQSGVLNAPRRTAIRKFTLEWLFMDQRRLQWVGAAMRLYQQLGLQTLVRKSGVLHLFPKRLRELEVMTPAIQSKFSDELISPVTPPVGPKKYRVAMLTGCAQDLIFSDVNRDTVEVLARNGCEVVTPPEQLCCGSLHAHNGEWELAQQLARKQINQFPPEKFDAIITNAAGCGSHLKHYAKLLAGDPAYEKRAHLWDDKLKDIHEWLAHIGIAPVANNAAPPQVVTYHEACHLCHGQKITAQPRQVLRAIPNLKLVELPESTWCCGSAGIYNLIQPEMANDLLDRKMKHIRSTRVKIVATANPGCLLQIINGAKRENLPLRVAHPITLLAEAYRQSPS